Proteins from a genomic interval of Chryseobacterium indologenes:
- the ftsZ gene encoding cell division protein FtsZ, which translates to MENIGTQGFSFDLPKGNSSIIKVIGVGGGGNNALKHMYEKGIHGVDFVICNTDAQTLDNNPVANKVQLGTSITEGLGAGADPEVGEKSAIESIEDIKAAMGQNTKMVFITAGMGGGTGTGAAPVIAKVAKDMGILTVGIVTVPFSFEGKRRLEQAENGLDKLKNNVDSLIVINNDKLRQQFGNLGFKQGFSKADEVLANAAKGMAEVITGYFDVNIDFRDAKSVLQNSGTALMSTGTASGENKAEEAVRKALDSPLLNDNKITGAKNVLLLIRSGAEEVTMDEIGIIMDHIQKEAGNTADIIFGVGADEELGDAVSVLVIATGFSNENKKFAGPTEKIRISLNDSFDAPKNSPFKTREEREATPETPIDSSRSNHFRLDDEDHDTPQFNTVSVEKKMIIEEEEIKTEIKFFDKEDDTSNAPEQTWRNEEETEQEYSLFSIDEEGEDPNDLEIQSFSFDFENKKEEPQSGTPVSKSFSEEKPVEFNFFVNEPTRNESKSDFGQPKAEFNAPASAVAEPAQKMETFYQKQEEPKAEVKPAFGTKKEIETPKTEESEFTFVNKTVDQDRVVERRNKLKEFNSRYQSFDSMSEFESIPAFKRKNISIDGTNASDQNINTYLSDNNGSMQIRENRFLNKDVD; encoded by the coding sequence ATGGAAAATATAGGTACACAAGGATTTTCATTTGATTTGCCAAAAGGAAATTCATCCATCATAAAAGTAATCGGTGTAGGAGGCGGTGGAAACAACGCCCTGAAACACATGTATGAAAAAGGTATTCACGGGGTAGATTTCGTGATTTGTAATACAGATGCACAGACTTTAGATAATAACCCTGTTGCCAATAAAGTTCAATTGGGAACCTCTATCACAGAAGGTCTTGGTGCTGGGGCAGATCCTGAAGTTGGTGAAAAATCAGCTATTGAAAGTATTGAAGACATCAAAGCCGCTATGGGACAAAATACCAAAATGGTGTTTATCACTGCCGGAATGGGTGGTGGTACCGGTACCGGAGCTGCTCCTGTCATTGCTAAAGTAGCAAAAGACATGGGTATTCTAACCGTGGGTATTGTTACCGTACCTTTCAGCTTCGAAGGTAAAAGAAGACTGGAACAGGCAGAAAATGGTCTCGACAAATTAAAAAATAACGTTGATTCATTAATTGTGATCAACAACGATAAATTAAGACAGCAATTCGGAAACCTTGGATTCAAGCAGGGATTCTCAAAAGCAGATGAAGTATTAGCCAATGCAGCCAAAGGTATGGCAGAGGTTATTACCGGTTACTTTGATGTAAACATTGACTTTAGAGATGCTAAATCTGTTCTTCAAAACTCAGGAACCGCATTGATGTCTACCGGAACCGCTTCAGGTGAAAATAAAGCTGAAGAAGCCGTTAGAAAAGCCCTTGACTCCCCATTGTTGAATGACAATAAGATTACAGGAGCCAAGAATGTTCTGTTGTTGATCAGAAGTGGTGCCGAAGAGGTAACCATGGATGAAATCGGTATCATCATGGATCATATCCAGAAAGAAGCCGGAAATACAGCAGATATCATTTTCGGGGTGGGTGCTGACGAAGAATTAGGAGACGCGGTAAGTGTACTTGTTATTGCAACAGGTTTCTCCAATGAGAACAAAAAGTTTGCAGGCCCTACTGAGAAAATAAGAATCAGCCTGAACGACAGCTTTGATGCCCCAAAAAACTCTCCATTTAAAACAAGAGAAGAAAGAGAAGCTACCCCCGAGACTCCCATTGATTCCAGCAGATCCAATCACTTCAGATTAGATGATGAAGATCATGATACACCCCAGTTCAACACGGTATCTGTTGAAAAAAAAATGATTATTGAAGAGGAAGAGATCAAAACAGAAATCAAATTCTTTGATAAAGAGGATGATACTTCAAATGCCCCTGAACAGACATGGAGAAATGAAGAAGAAACTGAACAGGAATACAGCCTTTTCTCTATTGATGAAGAAGGTGAAGATCCTAATGATCTTGAGATCCAGTCTTTCTCATTTGATTTTGAAAATAAAAAAGAAGAACCTCAGTCGGGAACTCCTGTTAGCAAGTCTTTCTCAGAAGAAAAACCGGTTGAATTCAACTTCTTTGTGAATGAACCCACAAGAAATGAATCCAAATCGGATTTTGGCCAGCCAAAAGCAGAGTTCAATGCTCCGGCAAGTGCTGTAGCTGAACCTGCTCAAAAGATGGAGACCTTCTACCAAAAGCAGGAAGAACCGAAAGCGGAAGTAAAACCTGCTTTTGGAACTAAAAAAGAAATTGAAACACCTAAAACTGAAGAATCTGAATTCACGTTTGTGAACAAAACAGTAGATCAGGACAGAGTAGTAGAAAGAAGAAATAAATTAAAAGAATTCAACTCCCGTTATCAGAGCTTTGACAGCATGAGTGAATTTGAATCTATTCCGGCTTTCAAAAGAAAAAATATCTCAATCGACGGAACCAATGCCTCAGACCAGAATATCAATACCTACCTGTCTGACAACAACGGATCTATGCAGATCAGAGAAAACAGATTTTTGAATAAAGATGTAGACTAA
- a CDS encoding GatB/YqeY domain-containing protein, protein MSLENTISEAIKTAMREKDRVALDSLRAVKSQILLLQTEARGAEVSVEQEIAILQRMIKQRKDSFEQFSAQGRQDLAEVEEAQMKVIEKFLPKQLSAEELETEIKNIISETGAESIKDLGKVMGAASKALAGKSDGKSISDMAKKLLS, encoded by the coding sequence ATGAGTTTAGAAAATACTATAAGCGAAGCTATAAAAACAGCGATGAGAGAAAAGGACAGAGTTGCTTTAGACTCTCTTCGTGCCGTAAAATCTCAGATTCTTCTTCTACAAACAGAAGCAAGAGGAGCTGAAGTTTCTGTAGAACAGGAAATTGCCATTCTTCAAAGAATGATCAAACAGAGAAAGGATTCTTTTGAACAGTTTTCCGCCCAAGGCAGACAAGATCTTGCTGAAGTGGAAGAGGCACAAATGAAAGTGATCGAAAAATTCTTACCCAAGCAACTTTCTGCTGAAGAACTGGAAACAGAAATAAAAAATATTATTTCAGAAACCGGAGCTGAATCCATTAAAGATTTAGGTAAGGTAATGGGAGCAGCCTCAAAAGCATTAGCCGGAAAATCAGATGGAAAAAGTATCTCTGATATGGCTAAAAAGCTGCTTTCTTAA
- a CDS encoding BrxA/BrxB family bacilliredoxin codes for MYPTDLVMPMKAELTDKGFQDLTTPAQVEDALKQSGTTLLVINSVCGCAAGAARPGVVYSLTGDKKPDHLTTVFAGFDTEAVVEARKHLAPFPPSSPCVALFKDGELVHMLERHHIEGNPAGAIAANLQAAYDEYC; via the coding sequence ATGTATCCAACAGATTTAGTAATGCCTATGAAGGCTGAACTTACAGATAAAGGTTTCCAGGATTTAACAACTCCTGCTCAGGTAGAAGATGCCTTGAAGCAGTCAGGAACTACATTGTTAGTGATCAACTCCGTTTGCGGATGTGCTGCAGGAGCAGCAAGACCAGGCGTTGTATACTCGTTAACCGGAGACAAAAAGCCTGATCATTTAACAACTGTTTTCGCAGGATTTGATACAGAGGCTGTGGTAGAGGCTAGAAAACACCTTGCTCCATTCCCTCCAAGTTCCCCTTGTGTAGCTCTTTTTAAAGACGGAGAATTGGTTCACATGCTGGAAAGACACCACATTGAAGGAAATCCTGCCGGTGCTATCGCTGCAAACCTTCAGGCTGCCTACGACGAATATTGCTAG
- a CDS encoding GH3 auxin-responsive promoter family protein: MATKALFNTVVNWFIRQRIDQIQNFMNHPIETQKGILFSQLFHAEDTEYGKQYGFNSISSYQDFKNKVPIVTYEDFEPYIEKARQGQKDVSWPGYIKHFAKSSGTTNAKSKFIPISAESLEYCHMKAGKDMVSIYANNHPENQLFNYKNLRLGGSSELYADFNTKFGDLSAILIDNLPFWVEITTTPSKKVSLMGEWESKLKAITSEVKNEDVGSILGVPSWMMVLLQRVLQETNVGSISELWPNLEVFFHGGISFKPYREQYRQIIGKNINYYEIYNASEGFFGIQDRSNSDEMLLMLDYGIFYEFIPMDQFHYSNPKVVSLEDVEIGKNYAMVITTNGGLWRYLIGDTVVFTSINPFRIKITGRTKHYINAFGEELMITNVESALAKACEATGASITDFTGAPVFMKENEGGAHEWIFEFSQYPDNLDSFIDVFDQHLKTINSDYEAKRYNNMTLRRPIVHIAKDNLFYHWLESKGKLGGQNKVPRLSNDREYIDPLLELNR, from the coding sequence ATGGCAACCAAAGCACTTTTTAATACCGTAGTCAATTGGTTTATCCGTCAAAGGATAGATCAGATACAAAATTTCATGAATCATCCGATTGAAACACAGAAGGGTATTTTATTTTCCCAACTATTTCATGCTGAAGATACAGAATATGGTAAGCAATACGGATTCAATTCGATCTCAAGTTATCAGGATTTTAAAAATAAGGTCCCGATAGTGACTTATGAAGACTTCGAACCTTATATTGAAAAGGCAAGACAGGGACAAAAAGATGTAAGCTGGCCAGGATACATCAAGCATTTTGCAAAGTCTTCGGGAACCACCAATGCTAAAAGCAAGTTTATTCCTATTTCAGCAGAAAGCCTGGAATATTGCCATATGAAAGCCGGCAAAGATATGGTTTCCATTTATGCCAATAATCACCCGGAAAACCAGCTCTTCAATTATAAAAACCTGAGGTTAGGCGGAAGCTCTGAACTGTATGCAGATTTTAACACCAAATTCGGCGATTTATCTGCTATCTTAATAGACAACCTTCCTTTTTGGGTAGAGATCACGACGACTCCCAGTAAAAAGGTTTCATTGATGGGGGAATGGGAAAGCAAGCTTAAAGCAATCACTTCTGAAGTAAAGAACGAAGATGTGGGAAGTATTTTAGGAGTTCCAAGCTGGATGATGGTCCTTCTGCAAAGAGTATTGCAGGAAACCAATGTAGGAAGCATATCGGAACTATGGCCTAATTTAGAGGTATTTTTCCACGGTGGAATCAGTTTTAAGCCCTACAGGGAACAATACAGGCAGATCATCGGAAAAAACATCAATTACTACGAAATTTACAACGCTTCCGAGGGCTTCTTCGGAATACAGGACAGATCAAACAGTGATGAGATGCTTCTGATGCTTGATTATGGAATATTCTATGAGTTTATTCCCATGGATCAGTTTCATTATTCAAATCCTAAAGTGGTAAGTCTGGAAGATGTAGAAATCGGAAAGAATTACGCTATGGTCATTACTACCAACGGCGGTTTATGGAGATATCTGATTGGTGATACCGTTGTATTCACCTCAATCAATCCGTTCAGGATAAAAATAACAGGCAGAACGAAGCATTATATCAATGCGTTTGGGGAAGAGCTGATGATCACCAATGTAGAATCTGCCCTTGCTAAGGCTTGTGAAGCTACAGGTGCCAGCATTACAGACTTTACCGGAGCACCGGTCTTTATGAAAGAAAACGAAGGAGGTGCCCATGAGTGGATCTTTGAGTTCAGCCAATATCCTGATAACCTGGACAGCTTTATCGATGTCTTTGATCAGCATTTGAAAACCATCAATTCTGATTATGAGGCAAAAAGGTACAACAATATGACACTGAGAAGACCGATTGTTCATATTGCGAAAGACAATTTATTTTATCATTGGCTTGAATCTAAAGGAAAACTTGGAGGCCAGAATAAGGTACCAAGGCTGAGCAATGACAGAGAATATATTGATCCTTTATTAGAATTAAACAGATAA
- a CDS encoding endonuclease/exonuclease/phosphatase family protein, giving the protein MNAYIPPKIFPWFNLLSLGFPVLIISYVLLTLFWLISWKKRAFVFILAGLAFLGPVKRWVTYTSGKKESPELKVVSFNTKAGSMGREQVGAYLKSQNADVILLQEEGKGYEIEGYQKVNPFGGFTVLTRHKIISQKVINPQDEELRIPGVQVDIEINGRIYRFIDVYLHPFRFEKEMVKLSGNSDTNEQKVKDVIKRLIPTFKKHQEQVAFLREAVENSPYPVILGGDFNSVPNSYEYYHVSEGLQDAFLNAGKGSGTSFHDYKFPIRIDYLFSSKSIRAVSYVVDRSISLSDHYPVIAEFAVDSK; this is encoded by the coding sequence TTGAATGCTTACATTCCGCCGAAAATATTTCCGTGGTTTAATCTGCTTTCGCTGGGCTTTCCTGTGCTTATTATTTCCTACGTTTTACTGACGCTTTTCTGGCTTATCAGCTGGAAAAAAAGAGCTTTTGTATTTATCCTGGCAGGTCTGGCTTTTTTAGGCCCCGTAAAACGGTGGGTTACTTACACTTCCGGTAAAAAAGAATCTCCTGAACTAAAGGTTGTTTCTTTTAATACCAAAGCAGGAAGTATGGGAAGGGAGCAAGTTGGAGCTTATCTGAAGTCTCAAAATGCCGATGTTATCCTTTTGCAGGAAGAAGGGAAAGGTTATGAAATAGAAGGATATCAAAAAGTAAATCCTTTCGGTGGTTTTACAGTGCTCACCCGGCATAAAATTATCAGCCAGAAGGTGATAAACCCGCAGGATGAAGAACTGAGAATTCCGGGCGTACAAGTTGATATAGAAATCAATGGCAGAATATACAGGTTTATTGATGTGTATCTGCATCCGTTTCGTTTTGAAAAAGAAATGGTAAAGCTTAGCGGAAACTCCGATACCAATGAACAGAAAGTAAAAGATGTTATCAAAAGACTTATTCCTACTTTTAAAAAACATCAGGAGCAGGTTGCATTTCTGCGCGAAGCTGTTGAAAATTCTCCTTATCCCGTTATTTTAGGTGGTGATTTTAATTCTGTTCCCAACTCTTACGAGTACTATCACGTATCGGAGGGGTTGCAGGATGCTTTCCTGAATGCAGGAAAAGGAAGCGGAACAAGTTTTCACGATTACAAATTTCCAATCAGGATAGATTATCTTTTTTCTTCCAAATCCATCCGTGCCGTTTCTTACGTTGTAGACCGTTCTATCAGTCTTTCAGATCATTATCCTGTCATTGCAGAATTTGCTGTCGATTCAAAATAA
- a CDS encoding rhomboid family intramembrane serine protease: MFNNIPPITRNIIIINVIVFIVTSLMGNQVIGYLAGFYPFSPFFHSWQIITHMFMHGSIMHILFNMLTLFSFGPILEQTLGDKKYLILYFASGLGAFFLFNLWNFVEAQQITNELQQLGFNVSAYLSGAGVNFSGSADSVLRQKELVESLKGIVATPMVGASGAIFGVVAAFATLYPDSKIGIMFIPVPMKVKYLLPIVIVISVYLGVSGNGGGIAHLAHVGGALVGWLLARNWKKHLYRFN; encoded by the coding sequence ATGTTTAATAATATACCACCCATTACAAGAAATATTATCATTATTAACGTCATCGTTTTTATTGTTACCTCCTTAATGGGTAATCAGGTAATTGGTTATCTGGCCGGATTCTATCCGTTTTCTCCTTTTTTTCATTCATGGCAGATCATCACCCACATGTTTATGCATGGAAGTATCATGCATATTTTGTTTAATATGTTGACCTTATTCAGTTTCGGTCCTATTCTGGAACAAACATTGGGAGATAAAAAATATTTAATACTCTACTTTGCGAGTGGTCTCGGTGCTTTTTTTCTCTTTAACCTATGGAATTTTGTGGAAGCTCAGCAGATTACCAATGAATTACAGCAATTGGGATTCAATGTAAGTGCTTATTTATCAGGAGCCGGAGTGAATTTTTCAGGGAGTGCAGATTCCGTTCTCAGACAAAAAGAACTCGTAGAAAGTCTAAAAGGTATTGTAGCAACTCCAATGGTAGGAGCGTCCGGAGCTATTTTCGGAGTGGTGGCAGCATTTGCAACGTTATATCCGGATTCAAAAATCGGAATTATGTTTATTCCGGTTCCGATGAAAGTAAAATATTTATTACCGATTGTGATTGTTATTTCTGTATATCTGGGAGTTTCAGGCAATGGAGGAGGAATTGCTCACCTGGCCCACGTTGGTGGAGCACTCGTGGGGTGGCTGTTGGCACGAAATTGGAAAAAGCATTTGTACAGATTCAATTAA
- the mutL gene encoding DNA mismatch repair endonuclease MutL produces MSDIIQLLPDHVANQIAAGEVVQRPASIVKELLENAIDADATKIELIIRDAGKNLIQVVDDGKGMSETDARMAFERHATSKIKGTEDIFKIATKGFRGEALASIAAVSQVELRTKQKDTSIGTNIYIEGGVFQFQDPVQTAEGSNFLVKNLFYNVPARRKFLKNNNIEFRHVIDEFQRVALAHENLEFSLFHDDEAVFRLRKGSQMQRIVDVFGRKLQPLLIPIKEDIIWCKLHGFVAKPEGAKKSRGEQFLFVNGRYFKSPYFNKAVQEAFEGLLQPGYVPSFFLFLELDPEKIDVNIHPQKTEVKFEDEHLIFALLRSTIKRSLGIYNVSPSLDFDRDPELDHMMNKPVPSKGNGGGSGVIKMPEIIVDKDYNPFLEEKNVRPEEIQNLTEMYHQNITAEPSKINLFEDEDFDEDLMRLPNGYWLFNKGDVTLMLDLGRMHRLLVSESNKSTRKTNTNSHALLFSLEYHMNEIEKNKYNSIKKYLPELGFDMKIAHESVLRIDSLPEGLKETQAMKFLENLFEILEYKTEEEFMQYYHNQWNKMQSKSRFDFLYKKDAEQVIKDFTALGFPEFLPDGKRCFYEVPFNDFKNKF; encoded by the coding sequence ATGTCAGATATTATTCAGCTTTTACCGGATCATGTAGCCAACCAAATTGCGGCAGGAGAAGTGGTGCAGAGACCTGCATCCATTGTGAAGGAACTTTTGGAGAATGCTATTGATGCCGATGCTACAAAAATTGAATTGATTATCAGGGATGCCGGGAAGAACCTTATTCAGGTGGTGGATGACGGTAAGGGAATGTCTGAAACCGATGCGAGAATGGCATTTGAAAGACATGCTACCTCAAAAATCAAAGGAACTGAAGATATCTTTAAAATTGCCACGAAAGGATTCAGAGGTGAAGCTTTGGCTTCTATTGCAGCTGTTTCCCAGGTTGAATTGAGAACAAAACAGAAAGATACTTCTATCGGAACCAATATTTATATAGAAGGCGGAGTTTTCCAGTTTCAGGATCCTGTGCAGACAGCAGAAGGATCTAACTTTTTAGTGAAGAATCTTTTCTATAATGTTCCTGCAAGAAGGAAATTTCTGAAAAATAATAATATCGAATTCAGACATGTAATCGATGAATTTCAACGTGTAGCCCTTGCACATGAAAATCTTGAATTTTCGCTTTTCCATGATGATGAAGCTGTTTTCAGGTTGAGAAAGGGAAGCCAGATGCAGCGTATTGTTGATGTTTTTGGAAGAAAACTTCAGCCGCTTCTGATTCCCATTAAAGAAGATATTATCTGGTGCAAGCTTCACGGATTTGTAGCAAAACCGGAAGGAGCCAAGAAATCCAGAGGCGAGCAGTTTCTTTTTGTCAACGGAAGATATTTCAAAAGCCCTTATTTTAACAAAGCAGTTCAGGAAGCTTTTGAAGGATTGCTTCAGCCGGGTTATGTTCCTTCATTTTTCCTTTTTCTGGAACTTGATCCGGAAAAGATTGACGTCAATATCCATCCGCAGAAGACAGAGGTGAAATTCGAAGATGAACACCTTATTTTTGCTTTACTTCGTTCTACCATTAAAAGATCCCTGGGGATTTATAATGTTTCGCCAAGTCTGGATTTTGACAGAGATCCTGAATTGGATCATATGATGAATAAACCCGTTCCCAGTAAAGGAAATGGCGGTGGAAGCGGAGTCATAAAGATGCCCGAAATTATTGTAGATAAAGATTATAATCCGTTTTTAGAAGAAAAAAATGTACGTCCGGAAGAAATCCAGAATCTTACGGAAATGTACCATCAGAATATTACCGCGGAACCTTCGAAAATTAATTTGTTTGAAGATGAAGATTTCGATGAAGACCTTATGAGGCTTCCAAACGGGTACTGGCTTTTCAATAAAGGAGATGTAACCCTGATGCTGGATCTTGGAAGAATGCACAGACTATTGGTGTCTGAAAGTAATAAATCTACCAGGAAAACAAATACAAACAGCCACGCTTTGCTCTTTTCGCTCGAGTATCATATGAATGAGATTGAAAAAAATAAATACAATTCAATCAAAAAATATCTTCCGGAACTCGGGTTTGACATGAAAATTGCTCATGAAAGCGTGTTGAGGATAGATTCACTTCCCGAAGGATTAAAAGAAACGCAGGCAATGAAGTTCCTGGAAAACTTATTCGAAATTCTGGAATATAAGACGGAAGAAGAATTTATGCAGTATTATCATAACCAATGGAACAAAATGCAATCCAAATCCAGGTTTGATTTTCTGTATAAAAAAGATGCGGAGCAAGTGATCAAAGACTTTACCGCGTTAGGATTCCCTGAATTTTTACCGGACGGGAAAAGATGCTTCTATGAAGTTCCGTTTAATGATTTTAAAAACAAATTTTAA
- a CDS encoding DUF1275 domain-containing protein produces the protein MLRNYSNSRTLGDNIRLGTLTAFTAGTINIASLLIFLSFTSNVTGHYAILAAEISKANWTQVAVVGAWIFVFFFGSFLSNFIVINFNKKSKYFAHAMPIVLEIICLLFVGVYGQLYYQKTLEETEYLVALMLFATGLQNGLTASISNFSVKTTHLTGTTTDLGILVSMFTQKKYRKNGELIGRAKLLSSIMLAYVLGAVFSGLTYYYLEFRVFYVISICLLIVIGYDAYKIHVRHFNTKYRYNRIYKKPNLLAYLYEKIHGVPKKEEKRKWVFED, from the coding sequence ATGTTAAGGAATTATAGTAACAGCAGGACACTGGGGGATAATATCAGATTGGGGACGCTGACTGCATTTACAGCAGGTACTATAAATATTGCATCCCTGTTAATCTTCCTTTCTTTTACATCCAATGTAACAGGCCACTATGCTATTTTGGCTGCAGAAATAAGTAAAGCAAACTGGACACAGGTTGCCGTCGTGGGAGCATGGATATTTGTATTCTTCTTCGGAAGTTTTCTTTCCAACTTTATTGTCATTAATTTCAATAAAAAAAGTAAATATTTTGCCCATGCGATGCCGATTGTACTGGAAATAATCTGTCTTCTTTTTGTAGGAGTATACGGGCAGCTGTATTACCAGAAAACATTGGAGGAAACAGAATATCTGGTAGCACTGATGCTTTTTGCAACGGGTCTTCAGAACGGTTTGACGGCAAGTATCTCCAACTTCTCCGTAAAAACAACACACCTTACCGGAACAACAACTGACCTTGGGATCCTGGTATCCATGTTTACCCAGAAGAAATACCGAAAGAACGGAGAACTGATTGGAAGGGCAAAACTCCTGTCCAGTATCATGCTGGCTTATGTTTTGGGAGCTGTATTTTCAGGATTAACCTATTATTATCTCGAATTCAGGGTGTTTTACGTAATCAGTATATGTCTTTTGATTGTCATCGGATATGATGCTTATAAAATTCATGTACGCCACTTTAATACAAAATACAGGTATAACAGAATTTATAAAAAACCTAATCTCCTGGCCTATCTCTATGAAAAGATCCACGGAGTTCCTAAAAAGGAAGAAAAGAGAAAATGGGTCTTTGAAGACTAA
- a CDS encoding HAMP domain-containing histidine kinase, with amino-acid sequence MFNRVITNQTKTMVLLMLVFTAIILLFSGLVYFSIVNFSHQRFYELLKIRTATIIQIEKGKDHLDIPENYVLNNRNDEELPMEKDYVFAVPADSNFKKISKEVHIPDSFFKSIIRKGEANYNDKEFYYIGQSFRYEHKDYIAIASAKNHYVVYYLGFLKRTLLTCIVLSLFFSMIFSFYLSKTLFRPILKITGKVKEISSENLHLRLEAQPDNKELNELVDTFNGMLNRIETSFETQNHLIGNVSHELRTPLTSIMGEADVALSISRTPEEYRETLEIILNEAEKLDKKIKALLMIAQTGFDGKIQKMDKVRIDQLLWDVIETLRRIDSRNNIYLDISMLPDNPKKLKVQGNEQLLHLAVANIISNGCKYSNFQQVKVSLGATDTDVYIIVKDTGIGIPEVEMNKIYDPFFRASNTKNYEGYGIGLPLARNIVRMHHGELVVSSHENQGTTVQMRFPNFYSMQQESV; translated from the coding sequence ATGTTTAACAGAGTGATTACAAATCAAACCAAAACGATGGTCCTTTTAATGCTGGTTTTTACCGCCATTATTCTGCTGTTCAGTGGTTTGGTCTATTTTTCAATCGTTAATTTTTCACACCAGAGATTTTATGAACTATTGAAGATTCGTACGGCTACTATTATTCAGATAGAGAAAGGTAAAGATCACCTGGATATTCCAGAGAATTATGTTCTCAACAACCGGAACGACGAAGAGTTACCCATGGAAAAAGATTATGTATTTGCTGTTCCGGCCGATTCTAATTTTAAAAAAATATCGAAAGAAGTTCATATCCCTGATTCTTTTTTTAAAAGTATTATCAGAAAAGGAGAAGCTAATTATAACGATAAAGAGTTTTATTATATTGGCCAGAGTTTCAGATATGAGCATAAGGATTATATTGCCATCGCTTCTGCAAAGAATCATTATGTGGTCTACTACCTCGGATTTCTGAAAAGAACACTCCTTACCTGTATTGTACTTTCGCTGTTTTTCAGTATGATCTTTTCCTTTTATCTGTCGAAGACACTCTTTAGGCCGATTTTAAAAATTACAGGAAAAGTGAAGGAAATCAGTTCGGAAAATCTGCATTTGAGACTTGAAGCTCAACCGGACAATAAAGAACTGAATGAGCTGGTAGATACTTTTAATGGGATGCTTAACCGTATTGAGACTTCTTTTGAAACCCAAAATCATCTGATTGGTAACGTTTCCCATGAATTGAGAACTCCGTTGACTTCCATTATGGGAGAGGCAGATGTAGCTCTTTCCATCAGCAGGACACCCGAAGAATACAGAGAAACCCTGGAAATCATCCTGAATGAAGCGGAAAAGCTGGATAAAAAAATCAAAGCGTTATTGATGATTGCCCAAACGGGATTTGACGGAAAAATCCAGAAAATGGATAAAGTGAGGATCGATCAGTTGCTTTGGGATGTTATCGAAACATTAAGAAGAATAGATTCAAGGAATAATATTTACCTGGATATCAGCATGCTTCCGGATAATCCTAAAAAGCTTAAGGTACAGGGTAACGAGCAATTATTACATCTTGCAGTAGCCAATATTATCAGTAACGGCTGTAAATACTCTAATTTCCAGCAGGTAAAGGTTTCACTGGGCGCCACAGATACAGATGTCTATATTATCGTTAAAGATACCGGAATCGGGATCCCTGAAGTGGAAATGAACAAAATCTATGATCCGTTCTTCAGAGCTTCCAATACCAAAAACTATGAAGGCTATGGAATAGGGCTTCCATTGGCCAGAAACATTGTCAGAATGCACCATGGTGAATTGGTTGTAAGTTCACATGAAAATCAGGGAACTACGGTACAGATGCGTTTCCCTAATTTTTATAGTATGCAACAGGAAAGTGTGTAA